In Streptomyces erythrochromogenes, the DNA window AACGAGATCAACGGGATCGTGAACCTGGCCGTCGCCGAGGGCACCCTCGCCGAGGCCAGGCTGCGGATCATGGACGTGGACGGGCGGGTCATGCGGACCGTGCGCAGCCGCTCCAAACCGCTGGAGCGGTGGTCGGCCGACGGAAGCCTGGACTACGAGCTGATCGGCACGATCCAGGAGATCGCCGAGCCGCAGCCGGGCACCACCGCCGCGCACACGCCCATCACGGGCGACTGGCGGCGCTCCCGCGAGGCCTTCCTGCTGGACGCCGGGCGGGCGCTGGCGGAGGCCCGGTCCACGGCGGAGGTGCTGCGGGTCGCGGCCTCGCTGTCCATGCCGGGCTTCAATCCCGACGGGCTGGCCGTCTTCGGCGTGGCCGGGGACCGGCTGTCGGTCATCGGGCACCACGGGCACGACGCCGGGGACGAGGGCCCCTTCACAGACATGCTGCTGGACACGGACTATCCGGCCGCGGAGGTCGTCCGCACCGGCCGGGCGATCTACCTTGCCACCCCGGACGACTACAAACGGCGCTTCCCGGCCACCTGGCCGCTGGCACAGCGCTTCGACCGGGTGTCCTGGGCCTTCCTGCCGCTGATCGTGGCCGGGCGCACCATGGGCGCCTGGATGGCCGCCTTCAAGCAGCCCGCGTCCTTCTCGCCCGACGAGCGGTCCGTCCTGACGACCGTGGCCCGGATGCTCGCCCAGGCCCTCCAGCGGGCCGGTGTGGCCGAATCCGAGCGGGAACTCACCACCGGCCTGCAACGGTCGATGATGCCGCAGCTCGGCCCGGAGATCCCGGGCATGCGGATCGCCGCACGCTACGTCCCCACGGGCGGCGGGCTCCAGGTCGGCGGCGACTGGTACGACATGATCCCGCTGCCGTCGGGCCGGTTCGCGCTGGTCATCGGCGACGTGCAGGGCCACGACGTGCGGGCGGCCGGGCTGATGGGCCAGCTGCGGATCGCCGTACGGGCCTACGCCTCCGAGGGGCACCGGCCGGACGCGGTGCTCTCGCGCGCCTCCCGCTTCCTCGCCGGGCTGTGCGCATCCGCGGAGTCCGGCGCCGAGGACGACTCCGACGCCCAGAGCCCGCGGTTCGCGACCTGCCTGTACGTGGAGTGCGACCCGCAGACCGGAACGCTGGAGGTGGCCCGCGCCGGCCACCCCGACCCCGCGGTCCGGATGACCGACGGCACCGTCCTGATGCGGCCCACCGCCGGCG includes these proteins:
- a CDS encoding ATP-binding SpoIIE family protein phosphatase — protein: MRTEDVLAAVATGLWRWDNASGTVSLDGEAARLLGLPAEPVVLPEVAVRSRFHPVDWNEINGIVNLAVAEGTLAEARLRIMDVDGRVMRTVRSRSKPLERWSADGSLDYELIGTIQEIAEPQPGTTAAHTPITGDWRRSREAFLLDAGRALAEARSTAEVLRVAASLSMPGFNPDGLAVFGVAGDRLSVIGHHGHDAGDEGPFTDMLLDTDYPAAEVVRTGRAIYLATPDDYKRRFPATWPLAQRFDRVSWAFLPLIVAGRTMGAWMAAFKQPASFSPDERSVLTTVARMLAQALQRAGVAESERELTTGLQRSMMPQLGPEIPGMRIAARYVPTGGGLQVGGDWYDMIPLPSGRFALVIGDVQGHDVRAAGLMGQLRIAVRAYASEGHRPDAVLSRASRFLAGLCASAESGAEDDSDAQSPRFATCLYVECDPQTGTLEVARAGHPDPAVRMTDGTVLMRPTAGGLPLGIVPDTDYPTTRFTLEPGETMMLCTDGLIETGGHDLDTGWARLRAVLEADTHEVGGGHPAGHLEALADLLVQAVHGPSSHHTTGPLADRREDDIAVVLLCREGAGCGCGTPVAHPVRPVRRTMLTVAQAEPERIAGARRQVRELLHDWADEEQLDSVVLMVSEMVTNVLVHTDGDALLVAEAVGELGERRLRVEVADSSDELPHKRHPGEMASSGRGVLLMEMLADAWGVDPRGEGKSIWFELYEQSKQPDTA